In a genomic window of Tursiops truncatus isolate mTurTru1 chromosome 7, mTurTru1.mat.Y, whole genome shotgun sequence:
- the NIPA2 gene encoding magnesium transporter NIPA2, which translates to MSQGRGKYDFYIGLGLAMSSSIFIGGSFILKKKGLLRLARKGSMRAGQGGHAYLKEWLWWAGLLSMGAGEVANFAAYAFAPATLVTPLGALSVLVSAILSSYFLNERLNLHGKIGCLLSILGSTVMVIHAPKEEEIETLNEMSHKLGDPGFVVFATLVVIVSLILIFVVGPRHGQTNILVYITICSVIGAFSVSCVKGLGIAIKELFAGKPVLRHPLAWILLLSLIVCVSTQINYLNRALDIFNTSIVTPIYYVFFTTSVLTCSAILFKEWQDMPVDDVIGTLSGFFTIIVGIFLLHAFKDVNFSLASLPVSFRKDEKVMNGSLCNMYEVLNNNEESLTCGIEQHTAENISRRNGNLTAF; encoded by the exons ATGAGCCAGGGCCGTGGAAAATATGACTTTTATATTGGTCTGGGATTGGCTATGAGCTCCAGCATTTTCATTGGAGGgagtttcattttgaaaaaaaaaggccTTCTGCGACTTGCCAGAAAAGGCTCCATGAGAGCAG GTCAAGGTGGCCATGCATATCTTAAAGAATGGTTGTGGTGGGCTGGACTGCTATCAA TGGGAGCTGGCGAGGTGGCCAACTTTGCTGCGTATGCCTTTGCACCAGCCACCCTAGTGACTCCGTTAGGGGCACTCAGTGTCCTAGTGAG TGctattctttcttcatactttCTAAATGAAAGACTTAACCTTCATGGAAAAATTGGATGTTTGCTAAGTATTCTGGGATCTACAGTTATGGTTATTCATGCTCCAAAAGAAGAGGAGATTGAGACTTTAAATGAAATGTCTCACAAGCTAGGAGATccag GTTTTGTGGTCTTTGCAACACTTGTGGTCATTGTGTCCTTGATATTAATCTTTGTGGTGGGACCTCGCCATGGACAGACAAACATTCTTGTGTATATCACAATCTGCTCTGTAATTGGAGCGTTTTCAGTCTCCTGTGTTAAGGGCCTGGGCATTGCTATCAAAGAGCTGTTTGCTGGAAAGCCTGTGCTGCGACATCCCCTGGCCTGGATTCTGCTGCTGAGCCTTATAGTCTGTGTGAGCACACAGATTAATTACCTGAACAGGGCCCTGGACATATTCAACACTTCCATCGTGACTCCAATATATTATGTATTCTTTACAACATCGGTTTTAACTTGCTCAGCTATTCTTTTTAAGGAGTGGCAAGATATGCCTGTTGATGATGTCATTGGTACTCTGAGTGGCTTCTTTACAATCATTGTGGGAATATTCTTATTGCATGCCTTTAAAGACGTCAACTTTAGTCTCGCAAGTCTGCCTGTGTCTTTTCGGAAAGATGAAAAAGTAATGAATGGCAGTCTCTGTAATATGTATGAAGTTCTTAATAATAATGAAGAGAGCTTAACCTGTGGAATTGAACAACACACTGCTGAAAATATCTCCCGAAGAAATGGAAATCTGACAGCTTTTTAA